A region of Paenimyroides aestuarii DNA encodes the following proteins:
- a CDS encoding YifB family Mg chelatase-like AAA ATPase: protein MLVKVFGSAVFGINATTITIEVNIDKGIGYHLVGLPDNAVKESSYRIAAALANIGYNLPGKKITINMAPADLRKEGSAYDLPLAIGILAASGQLKKTDFSNVMIMGELSLDGSVQPIKGALPITIQAKADGYTEIFLPKENIQEAAIVEGINVYAVPNISDLIDHFEDKTPLEITQIEQEDLFDVANDFSLLDFAEVKGQENIKRALEIAAAGGHNILLIGPPGSGKTMLAKRLPSILPPMTMDEALETTKIHSVVGKAQNVGLIKKRPFRAPHHTASSVSLVGGGSYPQPGEISLAHNGVLFLDELPEFKREVLEVMRQPLEDREVTISRAKFTVSYPSSFMLVASMNPSPSGYFMNDKGLSSSSAQEMNRYLNKISGPLLDRIDLHIEVNPVPFEKLSEKSSAEKSASIRDRVVQARSIQSERFKEYAGIHYNAQMPTKLIAVFCDLDATSLQLLQTAMDKLNLSARAYDRILKVARTIADLERSDKILPAHIAEAIQYRSLDRDLWTNQ from the coding sequence ATGTTGGTAAAAGTTTTTGGAAGCGCTGTTTTTGGTATAAACGCTACCACAATAACCATTGAAGTAAATATAGACAAAGGCATTGGCTATCATTTAGTGGGGTTGCCCGATAATGCGGTGAAAGAATCAAGCTACCGAATTGCTGCTGCTTTGGCAAATATTGGATACAATTTACCCGGAAAAAAAATCACTATAAATATGGCGCCTGCCGATTTGCGCAAAGAAGGCTCGGCATATGATTTGCCTTTAGCGATCGGAATTTTAGCCGCTTCAGGTCAATTAAAGAAGACCGATTTTAGCAATGTAATGATTATGGGTGAATTATCGTTAGACGGTTCTGTTCAGCCCATCAAAGGTGCGTTGCCAATAACCATTCAAGCAAAGGCCGATGGTTATACAGAGATTTTTCTTCCAAAAGAAAACATTCAAGAAGCAGCTATCGTTGAAGGAATCAATGTGTATGCAGTGCCTAATATTTCTGATTTAATCGATCATTTTGAAGATAAAACGCCTTTGGAGATTACCCAGATTGAACAAGAAGATTTGTTTGATGTTGCCAACGATTTTTCGTTGCTTGATTTTGCCGAAGTAAAAGGGCAGGAAAACATTAAGCGTGCACTAGAAATTGCTGCTGCTGGTGGTCATAATATTTTGCTGATTGGTCCGCCTGGATCTGGTAAAACCATGTTGGCTAAGCGACTTCCAAGCATTTTACCACCTATGACGATGGACGAAGCTTTAGAAACCACAAAAATTCATAGTGTGGTGGGCAAGGCACAAAACGTTGGTTTGATAAAAAAGCGACCTTTTAGGGCACCGCACCATACGGCATCGAGCGTATCGCTGGTGGGTGGTGGCAGTTATCCGCAACCTGGCGAAATTTCATTGGCACACAACGGCGTATTGTTTTTAGATGAATTGCCCGAATTTAAACGCGAAGTGTTAGAGGTTATGCGGCAACCGTTAGAAGATCGCGAAGTAACCATTTCGCGGGCAAAGTTTACCGTTTCCTATCCATCTTCTTTTATGTTGGTAGCAAGTATGAACCCAAGCCCCAGCGGATATTTTATGAATGATAAAGGGTTAAGTTCTTCATCGGCACAGGAAATGAATCGGTATTTAAACAAAATTTCAGGACCTTTATTGGATCGAATTGATCTTCATATCGAAGTAAACCCTGTTCCTTTTGAAAAATTATCTGAAAAATCAAGCGCAGAGAAAAGTGCGTCGATACGAGATAGGGTGGTGCAAGCCCGAAGCATACAATCGGAACGTTTTAAAGAATATGCGGGTATTCATTATAATGCCCAAATGCCCACAAAGTTAATAGCTGTTTTTTGCGATTTAGATGCCACTTCATTGCAATTGCTGCAAACTGCTATGGATAAACTTAATTTATCAGCCCGTGCATACGACCGAATTTTGAAAGTGGCGCGAACCATAGCCGATTTAGAAAGGAGCGATAAAATTCTGCCGGCGCATATTGCCGAAGCCATTCAATACCGCAGTTTAGACCGTGATTTATGGACTAATCAGTAA
- a CDS encoding shikimate kinase — protein MKKIILVGYMGSGKTTVGKKLGIDLAIPFIDLDHFIENKEQLTINEIFKQKGEVYFRKVEHFWFNELLNTDEQFVLSLGGGTPCYANNHLKLQDNRVQSFYLKASVSTLVERLKNSNRPLLQNIDDLPTYIAQHLFERNYFYNFSKHILPINNKDITAICHEILSIIKKND, from the coding sequence ATGAAAAAAATTATTTTGGTGGGATATATGGGAAGTGGTAAAACAACCGTAGGGAAAAAATTGGGCATTGACCTTGCTATTCCTTTTATTGATTTAGACCATTTTATTGAAAACAAAGAGCAATTAACCATTAACGAAATATTTAAACAAAAAGGAGAGGTTTATTTTAGAAAAGTGGAACATTTTTGGTTTAATGAACTTTTAAATACCGATGAACAATTCGTTTTAAGCTTGGGCGGTGGCACTCCTTGCTATGCGAATAACCATTTAAAACTACAAGATAATAGGGTGCAATCGTTCTATTTAAAGGCGAGTGTTTCTACTTTAGTTGAAAGGTTAAAAAACAGCAATCGCCCTCTTTTGCAAAATATTGATGACTTGCCCACATACATTGCACAGCATTTATTTGAGCGAAATTATTTTTATAATTTTTCAAAACATATTTTGCCTATCAACAACAAAGATATTACAGCGATTTGCCATGAAATTTTATCAATCATTAAAAAAAATGATTAA
- a CDS encoding gliding motility-associated C-terminal domain-containing protein: protein MKYTFTLLVLFIGFNFSFSQSINPSHIINLCSGQTVQGTSPTTNAYNNLYTSCSTFLPLSTAITLYYVEIESGSTFTFTITPNANVDFDFASWLNPNLSNLGISDRGSQNTIIGVNTVDIGLSLLEPTQLCETPGAAPPNTGVIPGMVRWYDVVPGDGILIAVDHWESSVVSYDLSFGGDAVLNCSVIGKTYEVCDWDRDGKETFDLNTIKDEINNINKTFTIDFFEFEADANTLFATNTLQSPYDVSSTESPKTIYARFKRANGLLARVTEITFIVNDVAKLPEYALELEVCDFDQTKDEYFNLTDIEPQINRLNNSSITYKYYKNEQDALEDNTNYISNPQNYLTRSKTIYIQITANGKCPFVVPLQLKVDTLGFPPKNIDYSEFCADEASDGLVYNLEESIDYFIDGQTKSDFEFSFYNSQNNAISKTNPIQQPTSYKVPFGVQETIYVRIENEKQCFILSELRLDSKERIIRNDQYNVGCEPFLLPPLPAGYNYYTEPNGKGKLIKTYTADAVIYGKRTIYIYGNSLFIDPDYPEFNKCTYETQFTVYNNDCLIPKGISPNGDGLNDSWDLTPFGVTKLSVYNRMGALVYSYGMGYTNQWHGQSNGGAILPSGTYFYSIESINGPKTGWVQIMMEVQ from the coding sequence ATGAAATACACTTTTACGCTTTTAGTATTATTCATAGGTTTTAATTTTAGTTTTAGCCAAAGTATAAATCCGTCGCATATTATAAATTTATGCTCTGGTCAAACTGTTCAAGGAACCAGCCCCACAACCAATGCATATAACAATTTATACACTTCGTGTAGTACATTCTTACCACTATCCACTGCTATAACGCTTTACTATGTAGAGATTGAATCAGGTTCTACCTTTACATTTACCATCACCCCAAACGCAAATGTTGATTTTGATTTTGCTTCTTGGCTAAACCCTAATTTATCGAATTTGGGTATTAGTGACCGTGGATCGCAAAATACCATTATTGGGGTAAATACAGTAGATATTGGTTTATCTTTACTGGAACCCACTCAATTGTGCGAAACTCCGGGAGCTGCTCCACCAAATACTGGCGTAATTCCGGGAATGGTTCGTTGGTATGATGTGGTGCCTGGCGATGGAATATTAATCGCCGTGGATCATTGGGAAAGTTCTGTTGTTAGTTACGATTTATCGTTTGGAGGAGATGCTGTTTTAAACTGTAGTGTGATTGGTAAAACTTACGAAGTATGCGATTGGGACAGGGATGGAAAAGAAACGTTCGATTTGAATACCATAAAAGATGAAATCAACAACATAAACAAAACATTTACTATCGATTTCTTTGAATTTGAGGCTGATGCAAATACCCTCTTTGCCACAAACACGCTTCAATCGCCGTATGACGTTTCATCAACTGAAAGTCCTAAAACGATCTATGCCCGATTCAAAAGAGCAAACGGATTATTGGCGCGCGTTACCGAAATAACGTTTATTGTGAACGATGTGGCAAAGCTGCCTGAATATGCATTAGAATTAGAAGTTTGTGATTTCGATCAAACAAAAGATGAATATTTCAACCTCACCGATATTGAACCACAAATTAACAGGTTAAACAATTCTTCTATAACTTATAAATACTATAAAAATGAACAAGATGCTTTAGAAGATAACACTAATTACATCTCTAATCCTCAAAATTATCTAACAAGAAGCAAAACAATTTACATTCAAATAACCGCCAATGGGAAATGTCCTTTTGTTGTACCCTTGCAATTAAAAGTGGATACATTAGGCTTTCCTCCTAAAAACATAGACTATTCTGAATTTTGTGCTGATGAAGCGTCAGACGGATTGGTGTATAATTTAGAAGAAAGTATTGATTATTTTATTGATGGTCAAACAAAATCAGATTTTGAATTTAGCTTTTATAATTCACAAAATAATGCCATTTCTAAAACAAATCCCATACAACAACCAACTAGCTACAAAGTGCCTTTTGGTGTGCAAGAAACCATTTATGTAAGGATTGAAAACGAGAAGCAATGTTTTATTTTATCAGAATTACGTCTTGATTCGAAGGAAAGAATTATCCGAAACGACCAATACAATGTGGGCTGCGAACCTTTTTTATTGCCACCTCTACCTGCAGGTTACAATTATTATACGGAGCCCAACGGTAAAGGAAAGCTGATAAAAACCTATACTGCTGATGCTGTAATTTATGGCAAAAGAACGATCTATATCTATGGAAACAGTTTGTTTATTGACCCCGACTATCCAGAGTTTAACAAATGTACTTACGAAACACAATTCACTGTTTATAACAATGATTGTTTAATTCCGAAAGGAATTTCACCCAACGGCGATGGTTTAAACGATTCTTGGGATTTAACACCTTTCGGAGTAACAAAGCTAAGTGTTTACAACCGAATGGGTGCTTTAGTTTACAGCTATGGAATGGGATACACCAATCAATGGCACGGACAATCAAACGGCGGAGCTATTTTGCCCTCTGGTACTTATTTCTATAGCATAGAATCTATAAACGGACCAAAGACAGGCTGGGTTCAAATCATGATGGAAGTACAATAA
- a CDS encoding phosphoribosyltransferase family protein: MAQNIILTQQQIQQITKRIAYQIYETFVDETEIVIAGIANSGYVFAKKISDEVQKISNIKIVLGKVEVNKQNPLEAIKTDLLQNDYENKALVLVDDVMNSGATLIYGVKYFLEVPLKKFKTAVLIDRNHKKFPVKADFKGISLSTSSLEHIQVVFNDQEEYAYLS; this comes from the coding sequence ATGGCACAAAACATTATATTAACCCAGCAACAAATTCAGCAAATAACCAAGCGAATTGCTTACCAAATCTATGAAACATTTGTAGATGAAACCGAGATAGTAATTGCCGGAATAGCAAACAGCGGTTATGTTTTTGCAAAGAAAATAAGCGATGAGGTTCAAAAAATTTCAAACATAAAAATAGTTTTAGGAAAGGTTGAAGTAAACAAGCAAAATCCCTTAGAAGCTATTAAAACCGATTTATTGCAAAACGATTACGAAAACAAAGCTTTGGTTTTGGTTGATGATGTCATGAACTCTGGAGCCACATTGATTTATGGCGTAAAGTATTTTTTAGAAGTACCTTTAAAGAAGTTTAAAACAGCTGTGTTGATAGACCGCAATCACAAGAAGTTTCCGGTTAAAGCTGATTTTAAAGGCATTTCATTGTCCACCTCTAGTTTAGAACACATACAAGTGGTTTTTAACGATCAAGAAGAATATGCTTATTTAAGCTAA